One segment of Poecile atricapillus isolate bPoeAtr1 chromosome 5, bPoeAtr1.hap1, whole genome shotgun sequence DNA contains the following:
- the CFAP210 gene encoding cilia- and flagella- associated protein 210 isoform X1, producing MAAAAAGRRRGGAPHHLKEKDVLGKCFLPNEADLRQVIVFPKAEWERIQGSAREAAHIDEKKEQEGVHLDSKDAGKDATLSLIKQKLQAKKLREEKEEEERKLLDLEEAKFQAAKRKEVIDRVKTYLSYQDERMRQFHSALLLTKVLKERDAQIEFLKSRLVDNRKRDYEEEQRQFKEYILSEQEKARQQYMKQQALCKDRLEQMKEREQQADLDKQEKKREEEEIQRSIQLYQQEIQRKKEKEHKEKIERRKLYHEYVNDQKIIKAIEKQNQMEEDDRIKAHFKAKEIIAQMRKKKEAEMRREAQEKQDKIISRLAERMTEALKKDDGRLARDVARIEAEEEKNRKEKEAKQKAAIESIAEHRATVMKFKEEKERQEKEEAEKERDKLMEKARIHLEMENNKKHGRHEANREVQKIQLQQIAEKQARKEQEKQAELDYYAQTEAIALSKEHEFQKYAKELIEIESKTTHHLYPLLKACKYGRERGRGPFF from the exons atggcggcggcagcagcgggacggcggcggggcggcgccC cacatcatttgaaagaaaaggatGTTCTAGGTAAGTGTTTCCTTCCAAATGAAGCAGATCTTCGTCAGGTCATTGTATTTCCAAAAGCAGAATGGGAAAGGATTCAGGGTAGCGCTAGAGAAGCAGCACACATTGATGAGAAGAAGGAACAGGAAGGAGTGCACCTGGACTCCAAAGATGCTGGAAAAGATGCCACTCTG AGCCTGATAAAACAGAAACTTCAAGCCAAAAAATTAcgtgaagaaaaggaagaagaagaaagaaagttACTTGATTTGGAAGAAGCAAAGTTCCAAGCAGCAAAACGGAAGGAGGTTATTGATCGTGTAAAAACCTACCTAAGTTACCAGGACGAAAGAATGAGACAGTTCCAT AGTGCGCTTCTACTTACTAAGGTCCTAAAAGAAAGAGATGCTCAAATTGAATTTCTAAAGTCAAGATTAGTTGATAACAGAAAGAGGGATTATGAGGAAGAGCAACGTCAATTTAAAGAATACATTCTCAGCGAGCAAGAAAAAGCACGTCAGCAATATATGAAACAACAGGCACTGTGCAAAGATAGGCTAGAACA AATGAAAGAGCGTGAGCAACAGGCAGATCTggacaaacaggaaaaaaaaagagaagaggaagaaatacAGAGATCGATCCAACTGTACCAACaggaaattcagagaaaaaaagaaaaggaacacaaggaaaaaattgAACGCCGGAAGCTGTATCAT GAGTATGTAAATGACCAGAAAATAATCAAAGCAAtagagaaacaaaaccaaatggAAGAAGATGATCGGATCAAAGCTCATTTTAAAGCAAAGGAAATTATTGCCcagatgagaaaaaagaaagaagctgaAATGCGTAG AGAAGCACAGGAAAAACAGGACAAAATCATTAGTCGATTAGCTGAACGAATGACTGAGGCATTAAAGAAGGATGATGGCCGACTGGCTAGAGATGTTGCAAGAATAgaagctgaagaagaaaaaaatcgcaaagagaaggaagcaaaacaaaaggcTGCCATTGAATCTATTGCTGAACATAGAGCCACTGTG ATGAAGttcaaagaggaaaaggagagacaggaaaaagaagaggctgaaaaAGAACGTGATAAGTTAATGGAAAAAGCCCGCATCCAcctggaaatggaaaacaacaaaaaacatggACGACATGAGGCAAACAGAGAAGTACAGAAAATTCAGCTCCAGCAAATA GCTGAAAAGCAGGCaagaaaagagcaggagaaaCAAGCAGAATTGGACTACTATGCTCAGACAGAGGCTATTGCACTTTCTAAAGAGCATGAGTTTCAGAAATATGCAAAGGAACTAATTGAAATAGAGTCCAAGACTACACATCATCTTTATCCTCTTCTCAAAGCATGCAAATATGGAAGAGAACGTGGACGTGGGccatttttctga
- the CFAP210 gene encoding cilia- and flagella- associated protein 210 isoform X2 produces MAAAAAGRRRGGAPHHLKEKDVLGKCFLPNEADLRQVIVFPKAEWERIQGSAREAAHIDEKKEQEGVHLDSKDAGKDATLSALLLTKVLKERDAQIEFLKSRLVDNRKRDYEEEQRQFKEYILSEQEKARQQYMKQQALCKDRLEQMKEREQQADLDKQEKKREEEEIQRSIQLYQQEIQRKKEKEHKEKIERRKLYHEYVNDQKIIKAIEKQNQMEEDDRIKAHFKAKEIIAQMRKKKEAEMRREAQEKQDKIISRLAERMTEALKKDDGRLARDVARIEAEEEKNRKEKEAKQKAAIESIAEHRATVMKFKEEKERQEKEEAEKERDKLMEKARIHLEMENNKKHGRHEANREVQKIQLQQIAEKQARKEQEKQAELDYYAQTEAIALSKEHEFQKYAKELIEIESKTTHHLYPLLKACKYGRERGRGPFF; encoded by the exons atggcggcggcagcagcgggacggcggcggggcggcgccC cacatcatttgaaagaaaaggatGTTCTAGGTAAGTGTTTCCTTCCAAATGAAGCAGATCTTCGTCAGGTCATTGTATTTCCAAAAGCAGAATGGGAAAGGATTCAGGGTAGCGCTAGAGAAGCAGCACACATTGATGAGAAGAAGGAACAGGAAGGAGTGCACCTGGACTCCAAAGATGCTGGAAAAGATGCCACTCTG AGTGCGCTTCTACTTACTAAGGTCCTAAAAGAAAGAGATGCTCAAATTGAATTTCTAAAGTCAAGATTAGTTGATAACAGAAAGAGGGATTATGAGGAAGAGCAACGTCAATTTAAAGAATACATTCTCAGCGAGCAAGAAAAAGCACGTCAGCAATATATGAAACAACAGGCACTGTGCAAAGATAGGCTAGAACA AATGAAAGAGCGTGAGCAACAGGCAGATCTggacaaacaggaaaaaaaaagagaagaggaagaaatacAGAGATCGATCCAACTGTACCAACaggaaattcagagaaaaaaagaaaaggaacacaaggaaaaaattgAACGCCGGAAGCTGTATCAT GAGTATGTAAATGACCAGAAAATAATCAAAGCAAtagagaaacaaaaccaaatggAAGAAGATGATCGGATCAAAGCTCATTTTAAAGCAAAGGAAATTATTGCCcagatgagaaaaaagaaagaagctgaAATGCGTAG AGAAGCACAGGAAAAACAGGACAAAATCATTAGTCGATTAGCTGAACGAATGACTGAGGCATTAAAGAAGGATGATGGCCGACTGGCTAGAGATGTTGCAAGAATAgaagctgaagaagaaaaaaatcgcaaagagaaggaagcaaaacaaaaggcTGCCATTGAATCTATTGCTGAACATAGAGCCACTGTG ATGAAGttcaaagaggaaaaggagagacaggaaaaagaagaggctgaaaaAGAACGTGATAAGTTAATGGAAAAAGCCCGCATCCAcctggaaatggaaaacaacaaaaaacatggACGACATGAGGCAAACAGAGAAGTACAGAAAATTCAGCTCCAGCAAATA GCTGAAAAGCAGGCaagaaaagagcaggagaaaCAAGCAGAATTGGACTACTATGCTCAGACAGAGGCTATTGCACTTTCTAAAGAGCATGAGTTTCAGAAATATGCAAAGGAACTAATTGAAATAGAGTCCAAGACTACACATCATCTTTATCCTCTTCTCAAAGCATGCAAATATGGAAGAGAACGTGGACGTGGGccatttttctga
- the PHOSPHO2 gene encoding pyridoxal phosphate phosphatase PHOSPHO2 translates to MKFLLVFDFDHTIIDENSDTWIVNCAPERKLPNGLRNSYQPGHWTEYMSRVFLYLGDNGVKEDEMKRTMTTIPFTEGMIDLLGFIGENKELFDCIIVSDSNTIFIDWILKAAGFHKLFDEVFTNPAAFSSTGYLTVQHFHAHHCAKCPKNLCKRKVLKEFLDKQLERGVSYTQIVYIGDGGNDLCPVMFLKKNDIAMPRQGYTLEKKISQLAQSLSPVQCSVLVWSSAIDVMSYLKLLIKE, encoded by the coding sequence ATGaaatttctgttggtttttGATTTTGACCATACAATCATAGATGAAAATAGTGACACCTGGATTGTGAACTGTGCTCCTGAAAGAAAACTTCCTAATGGATTGAGAAACTCTTACCAGCCAGGACATTGGACAGAATATATGAGCAGAGTCTTTCTCTACTTGGGAGACAATGGTGTCAAAGAAGATGAGATGAAAAGAACTATGACAACAATTCCTTTCACTGAGGGAATGATAGATCTTCTGGGATTTATTGGTGAGAACAAGGAGTTGTTTGATTGTATAATTGTTTCAGATTCTAATACAATATTTATTGACTGGATTTTGAAAGCTGCTGGCTTCCATAAATTATTTGATGAAGTGTTTACAAACCCTGCAGCATTCAGCAGTACTGGCTATCTTACTGTACAGCACTTCCATGCTCACCATTGTGCAAAGTGCCCTAAAAACCTTTGCAAAAGGaaagttttaaaagaatttCTAGATAAACAGTTGGAGCGAGGAGTGAGTTATACACAAATTGTATATATAGGTGATGGTGGGAATGACTTATGTCCAGTAATGTTTTTGAAGAAGAATGATATTGCTATGCCCAGGCAGGGGTATACCTTGGAGAAAAAGATTTCTCAACTGGCCCAAAGTCTCAGTCCTGTACAGTGTTCTGTTCTGGTTTGGTCATCTGCAATTGATGTCATGTCTTACCTGAAACTGCTTATAAAGGAATGA
- the LOC131579996 gene encoding trichohyalin-like: MDRDGPDAIRREAEVERGRYLNRRAVAQEQLAQIKEHKDQADLAKMEKRREGERIQRRTESYQMENQRDKEKEQEKKVEFQRQHHEYVAEQKTLKAEEKQREDKDDDQIKAYIKRKEMMADLTREKNEESSRMIQKHKDKAFDQLTAQMNEKIKIEDDRLARGAAEVEDEYQMQKKEKEMKKNAAIESIEENRITVMKFKEEEKRQEKEEGKKDRNQWMTENDNYLEMEKAKKQRQRDANMEVQKFQLQQMAEKQARKEQEKQADLDYDSHREATFHHDQAFRR, translated from the exons ATGGACCGCGATGGGCCGGACGCCATCCGCCGGGAGGCAGAGGTGGAGCGCGGCCGCTACCTGAACCGCCGGGCCGtggcccaggagcagctggcgCA AATAAAGGAGCACAAGGATCAAGCTGATCTGGCCaagatggaaaagagaagagaaggggAACGAATACAGCGAAGAACCGAATCATACCAAATGGAAAATcagagagataaagaaaaggaacaggagaaaaaagttGAATTCCAGAGGCAGCATCAT GAATATGTAGCTGAACAGAAAACACTTAAAGCTgaagagaaacaaagagaagacaaagatgATGATCAAATTAAGGCTTatatcaaaagaaaagaaatgatgGCTGATctgacaagagaaaaaaatgaagagtcTAGCAG GATGATACAGAAGCATAAGGACAAAGCTTTTGATCAATTAACTGCCCAgatgaatgaaaaaattaagattGAAGATGATCGTCTTGCTagaggagctgcagaagtaGAAGATGAGTACCAAatgcaaaagaaagagaaagaaatgaaaaaaaacgCTGCTATAGAATCGAttgaagaaaacagaatcaCTGTG ATGAAGTtcaaagaggaagagaagagacaggaaaaagaagagggtaAGAAGGATCGTAATCAGTGGATGACAGAAAATGATAACTACTTGGAAATGGAGaaagccaagaaacaaagacaGCGTGATGCAAACATGGAAGTACAGAAATTTCAGCTCCAGCAAATG GCTGAAAAGCAAGCaagaaaagagcaggagaaaCAAGCAGACTTGGACTATGATTCTCATAGAGAGGCTACTTTTCATCATGACCAAGCATTTCGGAGATAA